One region of Streptomyces sp. NBC_00442 genomic DNA includes:
- the gndA gene encoding NADP-dependent phosphogluconate dehydrogenase: MSGTAQIGVTGLAVMGRNLARNFARNGFTVAVHNRTAAKTRALVEEFGSEGSFVAAESPEDFVAALERPRRLVVMVKAGDPTDAVIQEFAPLLDKGDVIIDGGNAHFEDTRRRERELRERGIHFVGVGISGGEEGALNGPSIMPGGSAESYKSLGPLLERIAAKAPDGAPCVTHVGPDGAGHFVKMVHNGIEYADMQLIAEAYHLLRAVAGYSPEKIAETFRGWNTGRLDSYLIEITAEVLAHVDAGTGKPFVDVVEDEAEQKGTGRWTVQIALDLGVPVSGIAEAVFARSLSGHAELREAARSLNGPTADPLGAAEAAEFAAQVEQALYASKIVSYTQGFHQVQAGSQNYDWDVDPGTVAAIWRAGCIIRAAFLDRIRAAYDGQPDLPSLLSDKHFADEIGAAQDDWRAVIVAAARQGVPVPGFSAALAYYDALRAERLPAALTQGQRDFFGAHTYRRTDREGSFHTLWGGDRSEVSAG, encoded by the coding sequence ATGAGTGGAACAGCCCAGATCGGCGTCACCGGACTCGCGGTCATGGGCCGCAACCTCGCCCGCAACTTCGCGCGCAACGGTTTCACGGTCGCCGTGCACAACCGGACGGCCGCCAAGACCCGCGCGCTGGTCGAGGAGTTCGGTTCCGAGGGCAGCTTCGTCGCGGCCGAGTCGCCGGAGGATTTCGTCGCGGCCCTGGAGCGGCCGCGCCGTCTCGTCGTCATGGTCAAGGCGGGCGACCCGACGGACGCGGTCATCCAGGAGTTCGCCCCGCTCCTCGACAAGGGCGACGTCATCATCGACGGCGGCAACGCCCACTTCGAGGACACCCGCAGGCGCGAGCGCGAGCTGCGCGAGCGCGGCATCCACTTCGTCGGCGTCGGAATCTCCGGCGGCGAGGAGGGCGCGCTGAACGGCCCCAGCATCATGCCGGGAGGATCGGCCGAGTCGTACAAGTCCCTCGGACCGCTCCTTGAGCGGATCGCGGCGAAGGCCCCCGACGGCGCGCCGTGCGTCACCCACGTGGGTCCCGATGGCGCGGGCCACTTCGTGAAGATGGTGCACAACGGCATCGAGTACGCCGACATGCAGCTCATCGCGGAGGCGTACCACCTGCTGCGCGCGGTCGCGGGCTACTCCCCCGAGAAGATCGCCGAGACGTTCCGGGGCTGGAACACCGGCCGTCTCGACTCGTATCTGATCGAGATCACGGCCGAGGTCCTCGCGCACGTCGACGCCGGGACGGGCAAGCCGTTCGTCGATGTGGTCGAGGACGAGGCCGAGCAGAAGGGGACCGGGCGCTGGACGGTGCAGATCGCCCTCGACCTCGGGGTCCCCGTCTCGGGCATCGCCGAGGCCGTGTTCGCCCGCTCCCTCTCGGGCCACGCCGAACTGCGGGAGGCGGCCCGCTCGCTGAACGGACCCACGGCGGACCCGCTCGGCGCGGCGGAGGCCGCGGAGTTCGCCGCGCAGGTGGAGCAGGCGCTGTACGCGTCGAAGATCGTGTCCTACACGCAGGGCTTCCACCAGGTCCAGGCGGGCAGCCAGAACTACGACTGGGACGTCGACCCCGGCACGGTCGCGGCCATCTGGCGCGCGGGCTGCATCATCCGGGCCGCGTTCCTCGACCGGATCCGGGCCGCCTACGACGGACAGCCCGACCTGCCGAGCCTGCTCTCGGACAAGCACTTCGCCGACGAAATCGGCGCCGCCCAGGACGACTGGCGTGCGGTGATCGTGGCGGCGGCCCGCCAGGGCGTTCCGGTGCCGGGCTTCTCGGCGGCGCTCGCCTACTACGACGCGCTGCGCGCCGAGCGCCTCCCGGCGGCGCTCACGCAGGGTCAGCGCGACTTCTTCGGCGCGCACACCTACCGTCGCACCGACCGGGAGGGCTCGTTCCACACGCTGTGGGGCGGGGACCGGTCCGAGGTGAGCGCCGGCTGA